The Streptomyces sp. HSG2 genome has a segment encoding these proteins:
- the recR gene encoding recombination mediator RecR translates to MYEGVVQDLIDELGRLPGVGPKSAQRIAFHVLQAEPADVRRLVQALTEVKARVRFCVVCGNVAQEERCAVCRDARRDPGVICVVEEPKDVVAIERTREFRGRYHVLGGAISPIDGIGPDDLRIRELLARLADGSVGELILATDPNLEGEATATYLARMIKPMGLKVTRLASGLPVGGDLEYADEVTLGRAFEGRRLLDV, encoded by the coding sequence TTGTACGAAGGCGTGGTCCAGGACCTCATCGACGAGTTGGGGCGGTTGCCCGGCGTCGGTCCCAAGAGCGCGCAGCGGATCGCCTTCCACGTCCTCCAGGCGGAGCCCGCCGACGTGCGTCGCCTCGTCCAGGCCCTGACCGAGGTGAAGGCGCGCGTCCGGTTCTGCGTCGTCTGCGGCAACGTGGCGCAGGAAGAGCGGTGCGCGGTCTGCCGCGACGCCCGCCGCGACCCGGGCGTGATCTGCGTGGTGGAGGAGCCCAAGGACGTGGTCGCCATCGAGCGCACCCGCGAGTTCCGGGGCCGCTACCACGTGCTGGGCGGGGCGATCAGCCCCATCGACGGCATAGGGCCCGACGACCTGCGCATCCGCGAGCTTCTCGCACGGTTGGCGGACGGTTCGGTCGGGGAGCTGATCCTGGCCACCGACCCGAACCTGGAGGGCGAGGCCACGGCCACGTACCTGGCTCGCATGATCAAGCCCATGGGCCTCAAGGTCACCCGCCTGGCCAGCGGCCTCCCGGTGGGTGGCGACCTGGAATACGCGGACGAGGTGACTCTCGGCCGGGCCTTCGAGGGGAGACGACTCCTAGATGTCTGA
- a CDS encoding aspartate-semialdehyde dehydrogenase: MAGPGRQPGGSGAAVRPTLAVVGATGVVGSVLLRILSQRADVWGEIRLVSSPRSAGRRLVVRGEEVEVVALDEAAFDGVDIALFHVPDEVSAKWAPVAAARGVVVVDGSAAFRADPDVPLVVPEVNRHAVRSRPRGIVSSPGGTTLSMIVTLGALHAEFGLRDVVVSTYQAASGAGRTGAETLRRQLSLVAGTDLGTRPGDVRRAVGDDTGPFPEPVALNVVPWVGTACEDGWSSEEMGVREECRKVLGLPRLPMAVTCVRVPVVTTHSLTVHARFEAPVTVGRARDIVAAAPGVVLFDDPAAGEFPTPTDAVGTDPTWVGRVRAALDDPTALELFVCGDNLRKGAALNTAQIAESVAAELA; encoded by the coding sequence ATGGCCGGTCCCGGAAGGCAGCCGGGCGGGTCCGGAGCCGCCGTCCGCCCGACGCTCGCGGTCGTCGGCGCGACCGGCGTCGTCGGTTCGGTGCTGCTCCGGATCCTGTCCCAGCGCGCGGACGTCTGGGGGGAGATCCGCCTGGTCTCCTCCCCTCGCTCGGCCGGCCGCCGACTGGTGGTGCGCGGCGAGGAGGTCGAGGTGGTGGCCCTGGACGAGGCCGCCTTCGATGGCGTGGACATCGCCTTGTTCCACGTACCGGACGAGGTGTCCGCGAAATGGGCGCCCGTCGCCGCGGCGCGGGGCGTGGTCGTCGTGGACGGCTCCGCCGCCTTCCGGGCCGATCCCGACGTGCCGTTGGTCGTGCCCGAGGTCAACCGCCACGCCGTGCGCTCCCGTCCGCGAGGGATCGTCTCGTCCCCCGGCGGCACCACGCTGTCCATGATCGTCACGCTCGGCGCCCTGCACGCCGAGTTCGGCCTGCGCGACGTGGTCGTCTCGACCTACCAGGCGGCGAGCGGCGCGGGGAGGACGGGCGCGGAGACGCTGCGCCGCCAACTCTCCCTGGTGGCCGGAACCGACCTGGGGACCCGACCCGGCGACGTCCGACGGGCGGTCGGCGACGACACCGGTCCCTTCCCCGAACCGGTCGCCCTGAACGTCGTCCCGTGGGTCGGGACGGCGTGCGAGGACGGCTGGTCCTCGGAGGAGATGGGCGTGCGGGAGGAGTGCCGGAAGGTCCTCGGACTGCCCCGGTTGCCGATGGCGGTGACCTGCGTGAGGGTCCCCGTGGTCACCACCCACTCCCTGACCGTCCACGCCCGCTTCGAGGCTCCCGTGACCGTCGGGCGGGCCCGGGACATCGTCGCCGCGGCGCCCGGAGTCGTGCTCTTCGACGACCCCGCGGCCGGGGAGTTCCCGACCCCGACGGACGCCGTGGGCACCGATCCGACCTGGGTCGGACGGGTGCGCGCGGCCCTGGACGACCCGACCGCGCTCGAACTCTTCGTGTGCGGCGACAACCTCCGCAAGGGCGCCGCGCTGAACACCGCCCAGATCGCCGAGTCGGTGGCCGCCGAGCTCGCCTGA
- a CDS encoding DUF3515 family protein yields MRIATLTRPGVRVGLAVLSVAALGVFLLFDGVRVTAAPEGGDPRCAEVLSRLPDDLPGAGRDWAPLGSGDGVATWGGRSAVLRCGVPEPSPTVDLCMTVDGVDWVLDERRLDADGVSVLTTYGRSPAVEVAYSGSRTEVGGILASVGPAVEWITPDRGCVGVGDVV; encoded by the coding sequence ATGCGGATCGCGACGCTCACCCGACCGGGTGTCCGGGTGGGTCTGGCGGTGCTCTCGGTCGCCGCGCTCGGTGTGTTCCTCCTCTTCGACGGCGTTCGGGTGACCGCCGCGCCGGAGGGCGGGGATCCCCGGTGCGCCGAGGTGCTCTCCCGACTACCCGACGATCTGCCCGGTGCCGGGCGCGACTGGGCTCCGCTGGGTTCGGGGGACGGGGTGGCGACCTGGGGCGGCCGTTCGGCGGTGCTGCGCTGTGGCGTTCCGGAGCCCTCGCCCACCGTCGACCTCTGCATGACCGTGGACGGCGTGGACTGGGTCCTGGACGAGCGCCGGCTCGACGCGGACGGCGTCAGCGTCCTGACGACCTACGGGCGGTCGCCCGCCGTGGAGGTGGCCTACTCGGGTTCGCGGACCGAGGTCGGTGGAATCCTGGCCTCCGTCGGGCCGGCGGTGGAATGGATCACGCCGGACCGAGGGTGCGTGGGCGTCGGGGATGTCGTCTGA
- a CDS encoding YbaB/EbfC family nucleoid-associated protein gives MIPGGGQPNMQQLLQQAQKMQQDLARAQDELARTEVDGQAGGGLVRATVNGSGELRALRIDPKAVDPEDTETLADLVVAAVQAANENAQTLQQQKLGPLAEGFGGGMPGLPF, from the coding sequence GTGATCCCCGGTGGCGGCCAGCCCAACATGCAGCAGTTGCTTCAGCAGGCCCAGAAGATGCAGCAGGACCTGGCGCGGGCCCAGGACGAACTGGCCAGGACGGAGGTCGACGGGCAGGCGGGCGGCGGTCTGGTGCGGGCCACGGTCAACGGCTCGGGGGAGCTGCGGGCGCTGCGCATCGACCCGAAGGCGGTGGACCCCGAGGACACCGAGACGCTCGCCGACCTGGTCGTGGCGGCCGTCCAGGCGGCCAACGAGAACGCCCAGACTCTCCAGCAGCAGAAGCTCGGCCCGCTCGCCGAGGGGTTCGGCGGGGGGATGCCGGGGCTGCCCTTCTGA
- a CDS encoding aspartate kinase — MGLVVQKYGGSSVADAEGIKRVAKRIVEAKKNGNQVVAVVSAMGDTTDELIDLAERVSPIPAGRELDMLLTAGERISMALLAMAIKNLGHEAQSFTGSQAGVITDSVHNKARIIDVTPGRIRTSVDEGNIAIVAGFQGVSQERKDITTLGRGGSDTTAVALAAALDADVCEIYTDVDGVFTADPRVVKKARKIDWISFEDMLELAASGSKVLLHRCVEYARRYNIPIHVRSSFSGLRGTWVSSEPINQGDKPVEQAIISGVAHDTSEAKVTVVGVPDKPGEAAAIFRSIADAEINIDMVVQNVSAASTGLTDISFTLPKTEGRKAIDALEKNKAAIGFDSLRYDDQIGKISLVGAGMKTNPGVTADFFTALSDAGVNIELISTSEIRISVVTRKDDVNEAVRAVHTAFGLDSDSDEAVVYGGTGR; from the coding sequence GTGGGCCTTGTCGTGCAGAAGTACGGAGGTTCCTCCGTAGCCGATGCCGAGGGCATCAAGCGCGTCGCCAAGCGAATCGTGGAAGCGAAGAAGAACGGCAACCAGGTGGTCGCCGTGGTCTCCGCGATGGGCGACACGACGGACGAGCTGATCGATCTCGCCGAGCGGGTTTCCCCCATCCCGGCGGGTCGGGAGCTGGACATGCTCCTGACCGCGGGGGAGAGGATCTCCATGGCGCTGCTGGCCATGGCGATCAAGAACCTGGGTCACGAGGCCCAGTCCTTCACGGGCAGCCAGGCCGGTGTCATCACCGACTCCGTCCACAACAAGGCCCGGATCATCGATGTCACCCCGGGTCGTATCCGCACCTCCGTGGACGAGGGCAACATCGCCATCGTGGCGGGCTTCCAGGGCGTGAGCCAGGAGCGCAAGGACATCACGACCCTGGGCCGCGGCGGGTCGGACACGACGGCGGTGGCGCTGGCCGCCGCGCTGGACGCGGACGTCTGCGAGATCTACACCGACGTCGACGGCGTCTTCACCGCCGACCCCCGTGTGGTGAAGAAGGCCCGCAAGATCGACTGGATCTCCTTCGAGGACATGCTCGAACTGGCGGCGTCCGGATCCAAGGTGCTGCTCCACCGTTGTGTGGAGTACGCCCGCCGCTACAACATCCCGATCCATGTCCGCTCCAGCTTCAGCGGGCTGCGGGGCACCTGGGTCAGCAGTGAACCGATCAACCAAGGGGACAAGCCGGTGGAGCAGGCCATCATCTCCGGAGTCGCGCACGACACCTCCGAGGCCAAGGTCACGGTCGTCGGCGTCCCGGACAAGCCGGGCGAGGCGGCGGCCATCTTCCGCTCGATCGCCGACGCCGAGATCAACATCGACATGGTCGTGCAGAACGTCTCCGCGGCGTCCACGGGGCTGACCGACATCTCCTTCACCCTGCCCAAGACCGAGGGCCGCAAGGCCATCGACGCGCTGGAGAAGAACAAGGCCGCGATCGGCTTCGACTCCCTGCGCTACGACGACCAGATCGGCAAGATCTCGCTGGTCGGTGCCGGGATGAAGACCAATCCGGGGGTCACCGCGGACTTCTTCACCGCGTTGTCCGACGCCGGTGTCAACATCGAGCTCATCTCGACCTCCGAGATCCGCATCTCGGTCGTCACGCGCAAGGACGACGTCAACGAGGCCGTCCGCGCCGTGCACACCGCCTTCGGGCTGGATTCCGACAGCGACGAGGCCGTCGTCTACGGAGGCACCGGCCGCTGA
- a CDS encoding prolyl oligopeptidase family serine peptidase yields MTEERIGSDPRDGRGQERQGRERPTGEGEERGQAAREGRVPGGSADRDGVTTPDWEKRFRAPRVSLPDWAENAPDRSLFVSNATGTYELYAWDRSTDERRQVTSRPNGTTDGTLSPDGEWIWWFDDKDGDEFGVWRRQPFVGGEDELAVPGLDPSYPAGLALGRDGRTAVVGRSTDEEGTTIHVARLGEAPREIYRHRESAGVGDLSHDGSLIAVEHTEHGDATHSALRVVRVDGSTVAELDDTEGGTEELGLEALGFAPVSGDTRLLVGHQRKGRWEPMVWDVATGEETELALELPGDVSAEWYPDGTGLLIVHGFEARSELFRYDLARRELVEIPTPPGTVSGATARPDGTVEYQWSSAALPSTVRSTTGHVVLDPPGSRSPGSVPVQDAWVEGPGGRIHALVQRPAGATGPVPTVFDIHGGPTWHDSDSFAAGPAAWVDHGYAVVRVNYRGSTGYGRAWTDALKHRVGLIELEDIAAVREWAVRSGLADPERIVLTGGSWGGYLTLLGLGTQPGLWTLGIAAVPVADYVTAYHDEMEGLRALDRTLLGGTPEEVPERYAASSPLTYVDAVRAPVYISAGVNDPRCPIRQIENYVARLEARGAVHEVYRYDAGHGSLVVDERLKQVRLELDFAARHLPDRS; encoded by the coding sequence ATGACTGAGGAGCGCATCGGGTCCGACCCGCGGGACGGGCGGGGACAGGAACGGCAAGGGCGTGAGCGCCCGACGGGCGAGGGGGAGGAGCGTGGGCAGGCCGCGCGCGAGGGGCGCGTCCCGGGCGGGAGCGCGGATCGCGACGGCGTGACCACGCCCGACTGGGAGAAGCGGTTCCGTGCGCCGCGTGTCTCGTTGCCGGACTGGGCGGAGAACGCCCCCGACCGTTCCCTGTTCGTGTCGAACGCCACGGGGACGTACGAGCTGTACGCCTGGGACCGCTCGACCGACGAGCGGCGGCAGGTCACGTCCCGGCCCAACGGCACCACCGATGGGACGCTCTCCCCGGACGGCGAGTGGATCTGGTGGTTCGACGACAAGGACGGCGACGAGTTCGGGGTGTGGCGCCGGCAGCCTTTCGTGGGAGGCGAGGACGAACTGGCGGTACCCGGGCTCGACCCCTCCTACCCGGCGGGTCTCGCGCTCGGCAGGGACGGGCGCACGGCGGTCGTGGGACGGTCCACCGACGAGGAGGGGACGACGATCCACGTGGCCCGCCTCGGCGAGGCGCCCCGCGAGATCTACCGGCACCGCGAGTCGGCCGGCGTCGGCGATCTCTCCCACGACGGTTCGTTGATCGCCGTCGAGCACACCGAGCACGGCGACGCCACGCACTCGGCGCTGCGCGTCGTGCGGGTCGACGGCTCGACCGTCGCCGAACTCGACGACACCGAGGGCGGCACCGAGGAACTGGGGCTGGAGGCCCTCGGGTTCGCCCCGGTGTCCGGCGACACCCGGCTCCTCGTCGGACACCAGCGGAAGGGCCGCTGGGAGCCGATGGTCTGGGACGTCGCCACCGGGGAGGAGACGGAGCTGGCACTGGAACTGCCGGGCGACGTGAGCGCCGAGTGGTACCCGGACGGCACCGGGCTGCTGATCGTGCACGGCTTCGAGGCCCGCAGCGAGCTGTTCCGGTACGACCTGGCCCGCCGCGAGCTGGTGGAGATCCCCACCCCACCCGGCACCGTGTCCGGCGCCACCGCCCGCCCGGACGGCACCGTGGAGTACCAGTGGTCCTCCGCCGCGCTGCCCTCCACGGTCCGTTCCACCACCGGGCACGTGGTCCTGGACCCGCCCGGCTCGCGGTCGCCGGGGTCCGTCCCCGTCCAGGACGCGTGGGTCGAGGGTCCCGGGGGCCGGATCCACGCGCTGGTGCAGAGGCCGGCGGGCGCGACCGGCCCGGTGCCGACGGTCTTCGACATCCACGGCGGACCCACCTGGCACGACAGCGACTCCTTCGCCGCCGGCCCGGCCGCCTGGGTCGACCACGGGTACGCCGTGGTCCGGGTCAACTACCGCGGTTCCACCGGGTACGGACGCGCCTGGACCGACGCGCTCAAGCACCGGGTGGGACTCATCGAGTTGGAGGACATCGCCGCGGTGCGGGAGTGGGCGGTGCGGTCGGGGTTGGCGGACCCCGAGCGGATCGTCCTCACCGGCGGCTCCTGGGGCGGCTACCTCACGCTGCTGGGCCTGGGAACCCAGCCGGGGCTGTGGACCCTGGGCATCGCCGCCGTCCCCGTGGCCGACTACGTGACGGCGTACCACGACGAGATGGAGGGGCTGAGGGCCCTCGACCGGACCCTGCTCGGCGGCACGCCGGAGGAGGTCCCGGAGCGCTACGCCGCGTCCTCCCCGCTGACGTACGTCGACGCCGTGCGGGCCCCGGTGTACATCTCGGCGGGGGTCAACGACCCCCGGTGTCCGATCCGGCAGATCGAGAACTACGTCGCCCGCCTGGAAGCGCGCGGCGCGGTCCACGAGGTGTACCGGTACGACGCGGGGCACGGCTCCCTGGTCGTCGACGAACGGCTCAAGCAGGTCCGGCTGGAGCTGGACTTCGCCGCCCGCCATCTGCCGGACCGTTCCTGA
- a CDS encoding SURF1 family protein, translating to MYRFLLTPRWWGINVFLALSIPFCVFMGSWQLGRFEDRVEVHRTAEAQADEARREPARPVGELLPVDRSTVGGQATASGRYAEQLLVPDRELDGRTGFYVLTLLRTDEGPALPVVRGWLPGEPDPARAPAPPGGEVDVVGALHASESPGTLGGGAPAGRIASVSTAILVNQVPYDVYDAWITLNEGDSGMSAAPVGTPDNTGLDLKAFQNLGYTAEWFAFAGFVVFMWFRLVRREVELARDAEAGRGDEAAGLADAARS from the coding sequence GTGTACCGGTTTCTGCTGACGCCCCGGTGGTGGGGGATCAACGTCTTCCTCGCGCTCTCGATCCCCTTCTGCGTGTTCATGGGGTCGTGGCAGCTGGGCCGGTTCGAGGACCGGGTCGAGGTCCACCGGACCGCCGAGGCCCAGGCCGACGAGGCTCGCCGGGAACCCGCACGCCCCGTGGGGGAACTGCTCCCGGTGGACCGGTCCACCGTCGGCGGCCAGGCGACCGCGAGCGGGCGCTACGCGGAGCAACTCCTGGTGCCGGACCGCGAGCTGGACGGCCGCACCGGCTTCTACGTGCTCACCCTGCTGCGCACCGACGAAGGCCCTGCCCTGCCCGTCGTCCGGGGCTGGCTCCCCGGCGAGCCCGACCCGGCCCGCGCCCCGGCGCCACCGGGCGGCGAGGTCGACGTGGTGGGGGCACTGCACGCGTCGGAGAGTCCCGGCACGCTCGGCGGAGGCGCGCCCGCCGGTCGGATCGCCTCGGTGAGCACGGCCATCCTGGTGAACCAGGTGCCCTACGACGTGTACGACGCCTGGATCACCTTGAACGAGGGCGACTCGGGGATGAGCGCGGCGCCCGTCGGCACGCCCGACAACACCGGTCTGGACCTCAAGGCGTTCCAGAACCTCGGCTACACGGCGGAGTGGTTCGCGTTCGCCGGATTCGTGGTCTTCATGTGGTTCCGCCTGGTACGGCGCGAAGTGGAGCTGGCCCGCGACGCCGAGGCGGGCCGGGGCGACGAGGCGGCCGGTCTCGCCGACGCCGCGCGCTCCTAG
- a CDS encoding DUF5063 domain-containing protein: MSDATLHATHQNPDDFAVQIADQIESFLVAVTEVARGDEPDSAVPFLLLEVSQLLLAGGRLGAHEDILPEERYEPDSGPEQDVDELRENLARILEPIDVYSEVFDPYEPRKAPVPARISHDLTDVITDLRHGMAHYRAGRTTEALWWWQFSYFSNWGSTASAALRALQSVVAHVRLNQPLAELDGLDTDQHAGDETLEAEAGQVMAEELARPLGMRPV, translated from the coding sequence ATGTCTGACGCCACGCTGCACGCGACCCATCAGAATCCCGACGACTTCGCGGTCCAGATCGCGGATCAGATCGAGAGCTTCCTGGTCGCCGTCACGGAGGTGGCCAGGGGCGACGAGCCGGACTCGGCGGTCCCCTTCCTCCTGCTGGAGGTCTCCCAGCTCCTGCTGGCGGGCGGTCGCCTGGGGGCCCACGAGGACATCCTCCCGGAGGAGCGCTACGAGCCGGACTCCGGCCCGGAGCAGGACGTGGACGAACTCCGCGAGAACCTCGCCCGGATCCTGGAGCCCATCGACGTCTACTCCGAGGTCTTCGACCCCTATGAGCCGCGCAAGGCCCCCGTCCCGGCCCGCATCTCGCACGATCTGACCGACGTCATCACCGACCTCCGCCACGGCATGGCCCACTACCGGGCAGGTCGCACGACGGAGGCCCTGTGGTGGTGGCAGTTCTCCTACTTCTCGAACTGGGGCTCCACGGCCTCCGCCGCGCTGCGCGCGTTGCAGTCGGTCGTGGCCCATGTCCGGCTCAACCAGCCGCTGGCGGAGCTCGACGGCCTGGACACCGACCAGCACGCGGGCGACGAGACCCTGGAGGCGGAGGCCGGGCAGGTCATGGCGGAGGAGTTGGCCCGCCCGCTCGGCATGCGCCCGGTATGA
- a CDS encoding SLATT domain-containing protein — translation MGQPEKQPEKPSPGGRVGEGAGFGAPPRARHDLRGRTFPHGDWSCPADRLDELYRWVERGALDTVEWYLAGRARKRRGARLLRGGAAAGAVAGAALPLLDMTGVVAGAAPWGYLSLLLGLACVVGDRYFAVTSGWMRDMATAQAVQRRVQALQFDWASESVREVLGPAEGTAGEATERCLSVLRRFSEDVTELVRAETAAWMAEFGGGSAPEAPAGPSPAGAPPARPEAAPGAGRFGVPPPAGPRPHMPRQRPPEPRG, via the coding sequence GTGGGTCAGCCGGAGAAGCAGCCCGAGAAGCCGTCCCCGGGCGGGCGGGTCGGCGAGGGGGCCGGGTTCGGCGCACCGCCGCGGGCGCGGCACGACCTGCGGGGGCGGACGTTCCCCCACGGAGACTGGTCCTGCCCGGCCGACCGCCTGGACGAGCTGTACCGCTGGGTGGAGCGGGGCGCCCTGGACACGGTGGAGTGGTATCTGGCCGGCCGCGCGCGCAAGCGGCGGGGGGCGCGACTGCTGCGGGGCGGGGCGGCGGCGGGCGCCGTCGCGGGCGCCGCGCTTCCGCTGCTCGACATGACCGGGGTCGTGGCCGGGGCGGCGCCCTGGGGCTATCTGTCCCTCCTGCTGGGCCTCGCCTGCGTCGTCGGGGACCGCTACTTCGCCGTGACCTCGGGGTGGATGCGCGACATGGCGACCGCGCAGGCGGTGCAGCGTCGCGTACAGGCCTTGCAGTTCGACTGGGCGTCGGAGAGCGTGCGGGAGGTCCTCGGGCCCGCGGAGGGCACCGCGGGGGAGGCCACCGAGCGGTGCCTGTCGGTCCTGCGTCGGTTCTCGGAGGACGTGACGGAGCTGGTCCGGGCGGAGACGGCGGCGTGGATGGCGGAGTTCGGGGGTGGCTCCGCGCCGGAAGCCCCCGCCGGACCGTCCCCGGCGGGCGCCCCCCCGGCCCGCCCCGAGGCCGCGCCGGGGGCGGGGCGCTTCGGGGTTCCCCCGCCGGCCGGGCCGCGTCCCCACATGCCGCGACAGCGTCCGCCGGAGCCCCGGGGGTGA
- a CDS encoding SigE family RNA polymerase sigma factor gives MTAAHPARLPSPRGGADEVVAGTTVDHLTETYRTHYRSLLGLAALLLDDTASCEDVVQEAFIRVHSARRRVRDRDKTLAYLRQTVVNLSRSTLRRRILGLRLLSKPMPDMASAEEGAYDRLERDSLIKAMKGLQRRQREVLVLRYFADMTESQVAETLGISLGSVKAYGSRGIAALRVTMEAAK, from the coding sequence ATGACCGCAGCGCACCCGGCACGTCTGCCGAGCCCGCGCGGGGGTGCCGACGAGGTCGTGGCGGGCACCACCGTCGACCACCTCACCGAGACCTACCGCACCCACTACCGGTCGTTGCTCGGCTTGGCGGCCCTGCTGCTGGACGACACCGCGTCCTGCGAGGACGTCGTCCAAGAGGCCTTCATCCGGGTCCACTCCGCGCGCAGACGCGTCCGAGACCGGGACAAGACGCTGGCCTACCTGCGCCAGACCGTCGTCAACCTCTCCCGGTCCACGCTGCGCCGCCGAATCCTGGGCCTCAGGCTGCTGTCCAAGCCGATGCCCGACATGGCCAGCGCCGAGGAGGGCGCATACGACCGGTTGGAACGCGACTCCCTGATCAAGGCCATGAAGGGGCTCCAACGACGCCAGCGCGAGGTCCTCGTTTTGCGCTACTTCGCCGACATGACCGAGTCACAGGTGGCCGAGACGTTGGGGATATCGCTCGGCTCGGTCAAGGCCTACGGCTCCCGCGGCATCGCCGCGCTGCGCGTGACCATGGAGGCGGCCAAGTGA
- a CDS encoding GntR family transcriptional regulator gives MAGPSGNGAVTRSTLRQQIAAALRDEVLSGRLQPGQEFTVREIADQYGVSATPVREALVDLAAQGLLDADQHRGFRVREYSLVDFRGMVQARGLVTDGIFQSLVDGDTRLDDPRITGALAGLRRRGEEAQRAATAGDLTILIGYDLRYWRELSTMFGNRYLSDFLHRLRVQSWVCTVQHLRRLGDLRGVLWADHTDLVDALARQDTEGAREIVHAYNAHSLALIDRIAPDETDRTPPGEGRAPAPG, from the coding sequence ATGGCCGGCCCCAGCGGCAACGGCGCCGTCACGCGCAGCACCCTGCGACAGCAGATAGCCGCGGCCCTCCGCGACGAGGTGCTGTCCGGACGCCTTCAGCCGGGGCAGGAGTTCACCGTCCGGGAGATCGCCGACCAGTACGGCGTGTCGGCCACACCGGTGCGTGAGGCCCTGGTCGACCTCGCCGCGCAGGGCCTCTTGGACGCCGACCAACACCGGGGCTTCCGGGTCCGCGAGTACTCCCTCGTCGACTTCCGCGGCATGGTCCAGGCGCGCGGCCTGGTCACGGACGGCATCTTCCAGTCCCTGGTCGACGGCGACACCCGCCTCGACGATCCGCGGATCACCGGAGCGCTGGCGGGGCTCCGTCGCCGCGGCGAGGAGGCCCAGCGAGCCGCGACGGCCGGGGATCTCACCATCCTGATCGGCTACGACCTGCGCTACTGGCGCGAGTTGTCGACCATGTTCGGCAACCGCTACCTCTCCGACTTCCTGCACCGACTCCGGGTGCAGAGCTGGGTGTGCACGGTCCAGCACCTGCGCCGGCTCGGTGATCTGCGGGGGGTGCTGTGGGCCGACCACACGGATCTCGTGGACGCCCTCGCCCGGCAGGACACCGAGGGGGCGCGCGAGATCGTCCACGCCTACAACGCCCACTCGTTGGCGCTCATCGACAGGATCGCACCGGACGAGACGGATCGGACGCCGCCGGGGGAGGGTCGGGCGCCCGCTCCGGGGTAG